In Flammeovirgaceae bacterium 311, one DNA window encodes the following:
- a CDS encoding phosphomannomutase (COG1109 Phosphomannomutase), with the protein MEVKDKAQAWLNSPAVDEQSKLQIRQWLDSNNENELTEAFYKDLEFGTGGLRGIMGVGTNRMNKYTLGLATQGLANYLKKCFPDQQVKVAIAHDSRNNSRFFAETTADVFSANGIQVYLFEALRPTPELSFAIRHLGCQSGVVITASHNPKEYNGYKAYWNDGAQLVPPHDKNVITEVSKLKDVSEVNFNKNPQLISLIGREVDEAYINKVVDLSVSPEAIKAQSDLRIVFTPIHGTGITLVPQVLQRMGFNNVHVVQEQAEPNGNFPTVEYPNPEEAEALSLALKKAKELDADILMGTDPDADRVGIAIKNKEGEWQLLNGNQTGALLIYYLLEAWKEKGKLNGKQYIVKTIVTTDLIDTMAEEYGVDCYNTLTGFKYIAGVIRELEGKREFIAGGEESYGYLISDFVRDKDAVASCAMIAEMAAWAKNSGKGLNELLQEMYKRFGYYQESLISVTKPGKSGAEEIQKMMAELRENPPEEVGGSPLVKIMDYEQGICWKPNEGEEQRLDFPRSNVLQFLTEDGSKISARPSGTEPKIKFYISVNTRANAGEDAADVKGRLESKVRQIVEDMKLK; encoded by the coding sequence ATGGAAGTTAAAGACAAAGCACAGGCATGGCTCAACAGCCCTGCTGTCGATGAGCAAAGCAAACTGCAGATCAGGCAGTGGCTCGACAGCAACAATGAAAATGAACTTACCGAAGCCTTTTATAAGGATCTTGAATTTGGTACGGGCGGCTTGCGTGGCATCATGGGCGTAGGCACAAACCGTATGAATAAATACACCCTGGGTCTGGCAACACAGGGGCTTGCAAACTACCTGAAAAAATGTTTTCCTGATCAACAGGTGAAAGTGGCCATTGCCCACGACAGCCGCAATAACAGCCGCTTTTTTGCCGAAACAACAGCAGATGTATTTTCGGCTAATGGCATACAGGTGTACCTGTTTGAGGCATTGCGGCCAACACCGGAGCTAAGCTTTGCCATTCGTCATTTGGGCTGCCAGAGCGGCGTTGTGATTACTGCCTCCCACAATCCAAAGGAATATAATGGTTATAAAGCCTACTGGAACGATGGTGCCCAGCTGGTACCCCCGCACGATAAAAATGTGATAACAGAGGTAAGCAAGCTAAAGGATGTCAGCGAGGTAAACTTCAACAAAAACCCACAGCTGATCAGCCTGATTGGCAGGGAGGTAGATGAAGCCTACATCAACAAAGTAGTGGACCTTAGTGTATCGCCCGAGGCTATTAAGGCACAGTCAGATCTCAGGATCGTCTTTACCCCGATTCACGGCACAGGTATAACCCTGGTACCACAGGTGCTGCAGCGCATGGGTTTCAATAATGTACATGTGGTGCAGGAGCAGGCAGAACCAAATGGAAACTTCCCTACTGTAGAGTATCCCAACCCGGAAGAAGCAGAAGCATTGAGCCTGGCCCTCAAAAAGGCTAAGGAGCTGGATGCTGACATCCTGATGGGGACCGACCCCGATGCCGATCGTGTGGGCATCGCCATCAAAAATAAGGAAGGCGAATGGCAGCTACTGAATGGTAACCAGACAGGTGCCCTACTGATTTACTACCTGCTGGAGGCCTGGAAAGAAAAAGGTAAGCTCAACGGCAAACAGTATATCGTAAAAACCATCGTTACCACCGACCTGATCGATACCATGGCCGAAGAATATGGTGTTGACTGCTATAATACGCTAACCGGCTTTAAATACATTGCCGGTGTTATCCGCGAGCTGGAGGGCAAGCGTGAGTTTATTGCCGGTGGCGAAGAAAGCTACGGCTACCTTATCTCCGACTTTGTACGTGATAAGGATGCTGTTGCCTCCTGTGCCATGATTGCAGAAATGGCAGCATGGGCTAAAAACAGTGGCAAGGGCCTGAACGAACTGTTGCAGGAAATGTACAAACGCTTTGGCTACTACCAGGAGTCGCTTATTTCGGTAACCAAACCAGGCAAGAGCGGCGCCGAAGAAATTCAGAAAATGATGGCCGAATTGCGTGAAAATCCACCGGAGGAAGTTGGCGGCAGTCCACTGGTTAAAATCATGGATTACGAGCAGGGCATCTGCTGGAAACCAAATGAGGGGGAGGAACAACGTCTTGATTTTCCACGCTCCAATGTGCTGCAGTTCCTTACAGAAGATGGCAGTAAAATCAGCGCCCGCCCCAGTGGTACAGAACCCAAAATCAAGTTTTACATCAGCGTAAACACCAGGGCCAATGCCGGAGAAGATGCCGCCGATGTAAAGGGCCGTCTGGAAAGCAAGGTGCGCCAGATTGTGGAAGACATGAAACTGAAGTAA
- a CDS encoding 4-hydroxyphenylpyruvate dioxygenase (COG3185 4-hydroxyphenylpyruvate dioxygenase and related hemolysins): MEQDFLPINGTDHIEFWVGNAKQSAMYYMAALGFELVAYAGPETGLRDRASYVLQQNKLRFVLTSSLQPDTEIAKHVYNHGDGVKVLALWVDDAERSFKETVSRGAEAAMTPERLKDEQGEVVISAIKTYGETIHKFVERKNYKGAFLPGYVPKKSSYPVKPIGLKYVDHCVGNVELGQMNKWVQFYEDVMGFKLLITFDDKDISTKYTALMSKVVSNGNGFVKFPINEPAAGVKKSQIEEYLDFYKGAGVQHIAIATDDIVQTVSEMRERGIEFLYVPETYYEDLFERVGEIEEDLQPLKNMNILVDRDEEGYLLQIFTKPVQDRPTVFFEIIQRKGAKSFGKGNFKALFEAIEREQELRGNL, from the coding sequence ATGGAACAAGACTTTTTGCCTATCAACGGCACTGATCATATTGAATTCTGGGTTGGCAATGCCAAGCAGAGTGCTATGTATTATATGGCAGCCCTTGGTTTTGAGCTGGTTGCCTATGCCGGGCCCGAAACCGGACTGCGCGATCGTGCTTCTTATGTGCTGCAGCAAAACAAGCTGCGTTTTGTGCTTACTTCTTCCCTGCAACCTGATACCGAAATTGCAAAACATGTATACAACCATGGCGATGGAGTAAAAGTACTGGCGCTGTGGGTGGACGATGCAGAAAGAAGTTTTAAGGAAACAGTTAGCCGTGGAGCCGAAGCCGCTATGACGCCCGAGCGCCTGAAAGACGAGCAGGGTGAGGTAGTAATATCAGCCATTAAAACCTATGGTGAAACCATCCATAAGTTTGTAGAACGCAAAAATTACAAAGGAGCTTTTCTGCCAGGATATGTTCCTAAAAAAAGTAGCTACCCCGTTAAACCAATCGGCTTAAAGTACGTAGACCACTGCGTTGGTAATGTAGAGCTGGGCCAGATGAATAAATGGGTGCAGTTTTATGAAGATGTAATGGGCTTTAAACTACTCATTACTTTTGATGATAAAGATATCAGCACCAAATACACGGCTCTTATGAGCAAGGTAGTGAGCAACGGCAACGGCTTTGTGAAGTTCCCGATTAACGAACCTGCTGCCGGCGTTAAAAAATCGCAGATAGAAGAGTACCTGGATTTTTACAAAGGTGCCGGCGTGCAGCACATTGCCATTGCTACTGATGATATTGTGCAGACCGTTAGCGAAATGCGCGAGCGCGGCATCGAATTTTTATATGTGCCTGAAACCTATTATGAGGATCTGTTTGAACGCGTAGGCGAGATTGAAGAAGATCTTCAACCGCTCAAAAACATGAACATCCTGGTAGACCGTGATGAAGAAGGTTACCTGCTGCAGATCTTTACCAAACCGGTGCAGGATCGCCCAACCGTTTTCTTCGAGATCATTCAACGAAAAGGAGCAAAAAGCTTTGGAAAAGGAAATTTCAAGGCCCTGTTCGAGGCCATAGAGCGGGAGCAGGAGTTAAGAGGAAATTTATGA
- a CDS encoding tryptophanyl-tRNA synthetase (COG0180 Tryptophanyl-tRNA synthetase), translated as MGLKQAFMARILTGIQSSGRPHLGNILGAILPAIELSSQKGNQSLFFIADLHSLTTIKDREQRIENVNAVAAAWLAFGFDTDKNILYRQSRLPEVCELTWYLNCYTPFPMLANAHSFKDKQDRLSDINAGLFTYPVLMTADIIMYDANLVPVGKDQKQHLEMARDIAAAFNARYGETFVLPDAKIDEQVMTVPGIDGQKMSKSYGNIIDPFLPDKQLRKQVLSIITDSTPLEDPKNPDTDNVFAIYKLLASPEQSEEMRQNYLKGGYGYGHAKQALFELIITRFAEERKAFWYYMDNPDELDRKLQEGEAKARQIGQEVLQRVREKLGFA; from the coding sequence TTGGGTTTAAAACAGGCTTTCATGGCACGCATACTAACAGGCATACAAAGCAGCGGTCGTCCACACCTAGGTAATATTCTGGGTGCAATTCTCCCTGCAATTGAATTAAGCAGTCAAAAGGGCAATCAATCTCTTTTTTTTATAGCTGATTTACACTCCCTTACCACTATAAAAGACCGGGAGCAGCGCATTGAAAATGTAAATGCAGTAGCCGCCGCATGGCTTGCTTTTGGCTTCGATACAGATAAAAATATTCTCTACCGCCAGAGCCGCTTACCGGAAGTCTGCGAGCTTACCTGGTACCTGAACTGCTATACACCATTTCCCATGCTGGCAAACGCCCACAGCTTTAAGGATAAGCAGGACCGTCTCTCTGATATCAACGCCGGACTATTCACCTACCCGGTGCTTATGACTGCAGATATTATCATGTACGATGCCAACCTGGTACCGGTAGGCAAGGACCAGAAGCAGCACCTGGAAATGGCCCGCGATATTGCCGCTGCCTTTAACGCCCGCTACGGTGAAACTTTTGTGCTGCCCGATGCTAAAATCGATGAGCAGGTCATGACGGTTCCAGGCATCGACGGCCAGAAAATGAGCAAGAGCTATGGCAACATTATAGATCCCTTCCTGCCAGACAAGCAGCTGCGTAAACAGGTATTGAGCATTATAACCGACAGTACTCCCCTTGAAGACCCAAAAAATCCGGATACTGATAATGTTTTTGCCATATATAAACTCCTGGCCAGCCCGGAGCAGAGTGAAGAAATGCGCCAGAACTACCTGAAAGGCGGCTATGGCTATGGACATGCAAAACAGGCACTATTTGAGCTTATCATTACCCGCTTTGCTGAAGAACGCAAGGCATTCTGGTACTATATGGACAATCCTGATGAGCTGGACCGGAAGCTGCAGGAGGGCGAAGCCAAAGCCCGGCAGATTGGACAGGAGGTACTACAGCGCGTGAGGGAAAAGCTGGGCTTTGCCTGA
- a CDS encoding RES domain protein (COG5654 Uncharacterized conserved protein): protein MEVYRVVIARYASDLNGTGGLYTDGRWHRQGHRILYTAQSKALAILEKLVHLSRRDFAMEHRCLTLRFPDSALEDFPATQLPQQWNSRRGPEELKELGTQWLLAQKSLALRVPSVLVPGEYNVLLNPLHPLMTEVELLKNEPLLFDERLRKE from the coding sequence ATGGAGGTATACCGTGTGGTAATAGCCCGCTATGCCAGCGATTTAAATGGTACCGGCGGCCTGTATACCGATGGCCGGTGGCACCGCCAGGGGCATCGCATCCTTTACACTGCCCAGAGCAAAGCCCTGGCCATTCTGGAAAAGCTAGTACACCTTAGCCGCCGTGATTTTGCCATGGAGCACCGCTGCCTTACCCTCCGGTTTCCCGATAGTGCTTTAGAGGATTTTCCCGCGACACAACTGCCCCAGCAATGGAACAGCCGCCGTGGTCCGGAAGAACTGAAGGAGCTGGGTACCCAATGGCTGCTGGCTCAGAAAAGTCTGGCGCTGCGGGTGCCAAGTGTACTGGTGCCAGGCGAGTATAACGTACTGCTAAACCCTCTGCACCCCCTTATGACGGAGGTAGAGTTACTGAAAAATGAGCCTCTTCTTTTTGATGAGCGCTTGCGAAAAGAATAA
- a CDS encoding methylase involved in ubiquinone/menaquinone biosynthesis (COG0500 SAM-dependent methyltransferases) translates to MSACEKNKEEHSNMHLKQPKDLFSRQAAAYRQYRPVYPPELYEFILRQVKDRESAWDCGTGNGQVAGVLSEYFQEVEATDISENQLRNAVEKHNVFYQLVRAENTYFDKNSFDLITVAQAIHWFNFEAFYNEVRRVAKKGAVLAVWGYGLFRINPEIDRMVNEFYTTTIGAYWDAERRYVDDEYRTIPFPFPEEGEHKSFTISKQWTLAELEGYLNTWSAVQHYERERGENPVKALIEQVQSIWQAKEVKEVSFPVFMRLGRVV, encoded by the coding sequence ATGAGCGCTTGCGAAAAGAATAAAGAAGAACATAGCAATATGCACTTGAAGCAACCAAAAGATCTTTTTTCCAGACAGGCAGCCGCTTATCGGCAATACAGGCCCGTATACCCCCCCGAGCTGTACGAATTCATTCTGCGCCAGGTAAAGGATAGGGAGTCGGCCTGGGATTGCGGAACAGGCAATGGACAGGTAGCCGGGGTATTGTCTGAATACTTTCAGGAGGTAGAAGCCACTGATATCAGTGAAAATCAGCTCAGGAATGCTGTAGAGAAACATAACGTCTTTTACCAGCTGGTAAGGGCGGAAAATACTTATTTCGATAAAAACTCATTCGATCTCATTACGGTAGCTCAGGCCATTCACTGGTTTAACTTTGAGGCTTTCTACAATGAAGTGAGGCGTGTAGCAAAGAAAGGGGCTGTGTTGGCAGTTTGGGGCTATGGGCTGTTTCGGATTAACCCGGAAATAGACAGAATGGTCAATGAGTTCTATACTACCACTATAGGAGCATACTGGGATGCCGAGCGCCGCTATGTAGATGATGAATACAGAACCATTCCTTTTCCCTTCCCGGAGGAGGGCGAGCACAAAAGCTTCACCATCAGCAAACAGTGGACTTTAGCAGAGCTGGAGGGTTATCTGAACACCTGGTCGGCGGTGCAGCATTATGAACGGGAAAGGGGCGAGAACCCTGTGAAAGCGTTAATTGAGCAGGTACAGTCCATCTGGCAGGCAAAAGAAGTCAAAGAAGTAAGCTTCCCGGTGTTTATGCGCCTGGGGCGGGTGGTGTAG
- a CDS encoding poly(beta-D-mannuronate) O-acetylase (COG1696 Predicted membrane protein involved in D-alanine export), translating into MIFNSIDFAIFLPIIFILYWFVTNKNLRIQNFLIVVASYIFYGWWDWRFLSLVIFSTVVDYLLGLSLEKQENTTKRKALLWTSILVNLGFLGVFKYYNFFIDNFTTAFTFFGGEIQGNTLNIILPVGISFYTFQTLSYTIDVYRKKLEPTRDFISFAAYVSFFPQLVAGPIERATNLLPQFNSSRSFDYSRAVDGLRQILWGLFKKVVIADNCAEYANQIFNNSAEYSGSTLVLGALFFTFQIYGDFSGYSDIAIGTARLFGFDLMRNFAYPYFSRDIAEFWRRWHISLSTWFRDYLYIPLGGSKGGLWLSIRNIFIIFLVSGFWHGANWTFIVWGGLNALYFLPLMLLGKNRNNLGIVAEGRALPSAKDVMNMVLTFSLTVLAWIFFRAENIGHALSYISEIFSSTLFVTPEIFPVRVLALIAVFMVIEWIGREDEYAIARIGVKWPRPTKWAFYYCLVGAIIILGDKKQAFIYFQF; encoded by the coding sequence ATGATTTTCAATTCAATTGATTTTGCGATTTTCTTACCAATAATTTTTATACTTTATTGGTTTGTAACAAACAAAAATCTGCGAATTCAGAACTTTTTGATCGTAGTAGCCAGCTATATTTTTTATGGCTGGTGGGACTGGCGATTTCTGTCACTGGTAATATTCAGTACCGTTGTTGACTACCTGCTGGGTCTTAGCCTGGAAAAGCAGGAGAACACCACCAAAAGAAAAGCCCTGCTCTGGACCAGCATCCTGGTAAACCTGGGTTTTCTGGGGGTATTCAAGTACTACAACTTCTTTATCGATAACTTCACCACTGCCTTTACCTTCTTCGGAGGCGAAATTCAGGGAAATACCCTGAATATCATTCTGCCGGTTGGCATCAGCTTTTATACCTTTCAAACACTTAGCTATACCATAGATGTATACAGAAAAAAGCTGGAGCCTACCAGGGACTTTATTTCCTTTGCAGCCTATGTCAGCTTCTTTCCACAGTTGGTGGCAGGTCCTATTGAAAGAGCCACCAACCTGCTGCCACAGTTCAATTCTTCCAGAAGTTTTGACTACAGCAGGGCAGTAGATGGCCTGCGCCAGATCTTGTGGGGCTTGTTCAAGAAAGTAGTGATTGCCGATAACTGTGCCGAATATGCCAACCAGATCTTTAATAATTCTGCAGAGTATTCCGGCAGCACCCTGGTACTGGGAGCCCTTTTCTTTACTTTCCAGATCTATGGCGATTTCTCGGGCTATTCTGATATAGCCATAGGCACTGCCCGCCTGTTTGGATTTGACCTGATGCGCAATTTTGCCTACCCCTACTTCTCCAGGGATATTGCAGAATTCTGGAGGCGCTGGCATATTTCTCTGTCTACCTGGTTCAGAGATTACCTCTACATTCCGCTGGGAGGCAGCAAGGGCGGCCTCTGGTTAAGTATCCGCAATATCTTTATCATCTTCCTGGTGAGTGGTTTCTGGCATGGCGCTAACTGGACCTTTATTGTCTGGGGAGGTCTGAATGCCCTCTACTTTCTGCCCCTGATGCTATTGGGTAAAAACCGCAATAACCTGGGAATTGTAGCAGAAGGCCGGGCGCTACCCTCAGCCAAAGATGTTATGAACATGGTGCTAACCTTTAGCCTTACAGTGCTTGCCTGGATTTTCTTCAGAGCTGAGAACATTGGCCATGCCCTGAGTTATATCTCTGAAATATTCTCCTCCACCCTGTTTGTTACACCTGAGATATTTCCAGTCCGGGTACTGGCACTCATCGCTGTATTTATGGTAATAGAATGGATAGGCAGAGAGGATGAATATGCCATTGCCCGCATTGGCGTAAAATGGCCCCGCCCTACCAAATGGGCCTTTTATTACTGCCTGGTGGGTGCTATTATTATATTGGGCGATAAAAAACAGGCGTTCATTTATTTCCAATTCTGA
- a CDS encoding aminotransferase (COG0436 Aspartate/tyrosine/aromatic aminotransferase), protein MRHKILSAGAKELTYEIREIVKKAELVQQAGQTVYWENIGDPIQKNAIVPQWMKEIISGLTLDNKSYSYCPSKGVLETRRFLAGLNNQRGGAQITAEDILFFNGLGDAIGKVYQYINPGLRVIGPSPAYSTHSSAEAAHAGQEPITYKLDPDNHWYPDLDDLYLKVKYNPNIIGILIINPDNPTGMVYPLETLMRIVEIAREFKLMLISDEIYLNITYNGAKAYSLAEVIGDVPGIAMKGISKELPWPGSRCGWMEYYNRQSDHEFNKFCAVLDNAKMIEVCSTTLPQLAIPRIMGDSRYASYRLEQNSNIGKRSRIISDILGTVPQLRFNETYGAFYNTIIFKEGVLHPEQTLKIENPVIREMVESWVSAKDVALDKRFVYYLLGATGICVVPISSFCSDLKGFRVTLLEENEELLTRTFTRLRDALLEYVGLAEVEIR, encoded by the coding sequence ATGAGACATAAGATATTAAGTGCCGGAGCCAAAGAGCTGACCTACGAGATCAGGGAGATTGTAAAGAAAGCAGAGCTGGTTCAGCAGGCCGGTCAGACTGTGTATTGGGAGAATATTGGTGATCCGATCCAAAAGAACGCCATTGTGCCTCAGTGGATGAAGGAAATAATTTCAGGCCTTACCCTGGATAATAAGAGTTACAGCTACTGCCCTTCCAAAGGTGTGCTGGAAACACGCAGGTTCCTGGCCGGCCTGAATAACCAGCGGGGCGGGGCGCAAATCACAGCCGAAGATATCCTGTTTTTTAACGGACTTGGCGATGCCATTGGCAAGGTATACCAGTACATTAACCCGGGACTGCGGGTAATAGGCCCCTCTCCTGCCTACTCTACCCACTCCTCTGCAGAAGCTGCCCATGCCGGCCAGGAACCCATTACCTATAAGCTCGATCCTGATAACCATTGGTATCCTGACCTGGACGATCTTTACCTCAAGGTTAAATACAATCCCAACATCATAGGCATCCTTATCATCAATCCTGATAACCCAACGGGAATGGTGTACCCGCTGGAAACCTTAATGCGCATAGTGGAAATTGCCCGGGAATTCAAGCTGATGCTCATCAGCGACGAAATTTACCTGAACATCACCTATAATGGTGCCAAAGCATATTCCCTGGCTGAGGTAATTGGCGATGTACCAGGCATTGCCATGAAGGGTATCTCCAAAGAATTGCCATGGCCGGGCTCCCGCTGCGGCTGGATGGAGTACTACAACCGCCAGTCAGATCATGAATTCAATAAGTTTTGTGCGGTGCTCGACAATGCCAAGATGATTGAAGTATGTTCTACCACACTGCCACAGCTGGCCATTCCGCGCATTATGGGCGACAGCCGCTATGCCAGCTACCGTCTGGAGCAAAACAGTAACATAGGCAAAAGGAGCCGTATTATCTCTGATATACTGGGCACTGTGCCGCAGCTGCGCTTTAACGAAACCTATGGTGCATTTTACAATACCATTATTTTCAAAGAAGGCGTACTGCACCCGGAGCAGACCTTGAAAATAGAAAACCCTGTGATCAGGGAAATGGTAGAAAGCTGGGTATCGGCCAAAGATGTTGCCCTCGATAAGCGATTCGTTTACTACTTACTGGGCGCTACCGGCATTTGTGTGGTTCCTATCTCATCCTTCTGCTCCGACCTGAAAGGATTTAGGGTAACGCTGCTGGAAGAAAATGAGGAACTGCTTACCCGCACATTTACCAGACTGCGCGATGCACTGCTGGAATATGTTGGTCTTGCAGAAGTTGAAATAAGGTGA